One stretch of Cedecea neteri DNA includes these proteins:
- a CDS encoding ABC transporter permease, translating into MTTVDINTPLPRRTERRFSGFRASIQPGLWLAWLTLIIVALWALFPSLFTQWSPTEGVPGAQRLAPQAGHWLGTDQLGRDLYARIVWGASHSLSGALVAVALGLVVGTALGVLAGATGGKTEHALMRGVDVLLAIPGLLLSLSVIILLGFGTVNAAIAVGITSIANFTRLARAEVVRIRHSDYVEAAVGSGGTFLQVLWRHILPNALTSVFAFAALQFGSAILALSTLSFLGYGTPPPTPEWGLLIAEGRNYLATAWWLSTFPGVVVVAVVLAVNRLSHHFARRSS; encoded by the coding sequence ATGACGACCGTTGATATCAATACCCCGCTGCCGCGCCGGACGGAGCGCCGGTTCTCCGGCTTCCGCGCCAGCATTCAGCCCGGCCTTTGGCTGGCATGGTTAACGCTGATTATTGTCGCACTTTGGGCGCTGTTCCCGTCGCTGTTTACTCAGTGGAGCCCTACCGAAGGCGTGCCGGGTGCGCAGCGCCTTGCCCCCCAGGCCGGGCACTGGCTGGGCACCGACCAGCTTGGGCGCGATCTCTACGCGCGAATCGTCTGGGGGGCTTCTCACTCGCTTTCCGGCGCGCTGGTGGCCGTGGCGCTTGGCCTGGTGGTCGGGACCGCACTTGGCGTCCTGGCCGGGGCAACCGGAGGCAAGACTGAACACGCGCTAATGCGCGGCGTCGACGTGCTGCTGGCGATCCCCGGCCTGCTGCTTTCGCTCAGCGTTATTATTCTGCTTGGTTTCGGCACGGTGAATGCGGCCATCGCCGTCGGGATTACGTCGATTGCCAACTTTACCCGCCTGGCCCGTGCGGAAGTGGTTCGTATTCGTCACAGCGATTACGTCGAGGCTGCCGTCGGCAGCGGCGGCACATTCCTGCAGGTGCTTTGGCGCCATATTTTGCCGAATGCGCTGACCTCGGTGTTCGCCTTTGCCGCGCTGCAGTTTGGCTCCGCTATTCTGGCGCTCTCTACGCTGAGTTTTCTGGGTTACGGCACCCCGCCGCCGACGCCGGAATGGGGTTTACTGATTGCCGAAGGCCGGAACTATCTGGCGACGGCCTGGTGGCTCTCCACGTTCCCAGGCGTTGTAGTCGTAGCCGTGGTGTTGGCCGTTAACCGACTAAGCCACCATTTTGCCCGGAGGTCGTCATGA
- a CDS encoding dipeptide ABC transporter ATP-binding protein, with the protein MNTPLLKITNLSIAWRQRGGSRRVVHNASFSLHAGEVLAIVGESGSGKTTLAQSIIGLLGENGIIESGEIQLNGEPVSRWSERQLDALRGASISLIPQDPGSSLNPVKTIGQQVAEVLKLHTRQPKAERESQVVALLEKVGLSHPAQRANQYPHQLSGGMKQRVLIAMAIALKPALIIADEPTSALDVTVQKRILDLLDTLRRESGTAVLFVTHDLALAAQRSDRILVFRDGRIQESGPTAEVVKYPKNPYTRQLFADAPGLSRTLRPWPLRAPQTAAIEIRNLSQHFSLGKDSAQTLRALDDVSFTVAKGTTHALVGESGSGKSTLARILLGFQKPDAGKVLIDGIDTTDLSPEARRQLRQKIQLVYQNPFASLDPSQTLFRIIEEPLLNFGKLSKAERRAKVEAITERVALPLEALTRKPRELSGGQRQRVAIARALILEPQILVLDEATSALDVTVQAQILRLLDDLQRQLGLTYLFISHDLATVRQLAHSVSVLRAGELVDNGPIADVFNAPASDYTWQLLNAIPDIGSGHKDVA; encoded by the coding sequence ATGAATACACCGCTGTTAAAAATTACTAATCTGAGCATCGCCTGGCGTCAACGTGGTGGCAGCAGGCGCGTAGTGCACAACGCTTCTTTTAGCCTGCACGCCGGAGAAGTGCTGGCGATAGTCGGCGAATCTGGCTCAGGGAAAACGACCCTTGCCCAGTCGATTATTGGGCTGCTGGGTGAAAACGGCATTATCGAATCTGGCGAAATCCAGCTCAACGGCGAGCCAGTCAGCCGCTGGTCAGAGCGTCAGCTCGACGCCCTGCGCGGGGCCAGCATCAGCCTGATCCCGCAGGATCCGGGCAGTTCGTTAAACCCGGTAAAAACCATCGGCCAGCAGGTGGCCGAGGTGCTGAAGCTTCATACCCGCCAGCCTAAAGCCGAGCGAGAAAGCCAGGTGGTTGCGCTGCTCGAAAAAGTGGGGCTCAGCCACCCTGCGCAGCGGGCCAACCAATACCCACATCAGCTTTCCGGCGGCATGAAACAGCGGGTGCTGATCGCCATGGCTATCGCGCTTAAACCCGCGCTGATTATTGCCGATGAGCCGACCAGCGCGCTGGACGTTACGGTGCAGAAGCGCATTCTTGATTTGCTGGATACTCTGCGCCGTGAATCCGGCACGGCGGTGCTGTTCGTGACGCACGACCTGGCGCTGGCCGCCCAGCGTTCCGACCGTATTCTGGTGTTCCGTGACGGGCGAATCCAGGAGTCCGGCCCGACCGCTGAAGTGGTGAAGTACCCTAAAAATCCTTATACCCGCCAGCTGTTTGCCGATGCGCCTGGCCTGTCGCGCACGCTGCGCCCCTGGCCGCTACGCGCCCCGCAAACCGCCGCAATTGAGATCCGTAATCTGAGTCAGCATTTTTCGCTTGGCAAAGACAGCGCCCAGACGCTGCGGGCGCTGGACGACGTTTCATTTACCGTGGCCAAAGGCACCACCCACGCGCTGGTCGGCGAGTCCGGTTCCGGTAAATCGACGCTGGCGCGTATTCTGCTTGGCTTCCAGAAGCCGGACGCAGGGAAAGTGCTGATTGACGGCATCGACACCACCGATCTCAGCCCGGAGGCCCGCCGACAGCTCCGGCAAAAAATTCAGCTGGTTTATCAGAACCCTTTTGCCTCGCTGGATCCGAGCCAGACGCTATTTCGCATCATTGAAGAGCCGCTGCTTAACTTCGGCAAGCTGTCGAAGGCCGAGCGGCGCGCCAAAGTTGAAGCCATCACCGAACGCGTTGCGCTCCCGCTTGAGGCATTAACCCGTAAACCTCGCGAGCTTTCTGGCGGGCAACGCCAGCGCGTCGCCATTGCTCGCGCGCTGATTCTGGAGCCACAAATTCTGGTGCTGGATGAGGCCACCTCTGCACTGGATGTGACGGTGCAGGCGCAAATTTTACGCCTGCTCGACGACTTACAGCGGCAGCTCGGCCTGACTTACCTGTTTATTTCTCACGACCTCGCCACCGTCCGCCAGCTGGCGCACAGCGTTTCTGTTCTGCGCGCCGGTGAGCTGGTGGATAACGGCCCGATTGCCGACGTATTTAACGCCCCGGCCAGCGATTATACCTGGCAGCTGCTTAACGCTATTCCCGATATTGGCTCCGGCCATAAGGACGTTGCATGA